One region of Primulina tabacum isolate GXHZ01 chromosome 17, ASM2559414v2, whole genome shotgun sequence genomic DNA includes:
- the LOC142531934 gene encoding cyclin-dependent kinases regulatory subunit 1, with protein MGGQIQYSDKYFDDTYEYRHVVLPPEVAKLLPKNRLLSENEWRAIGVQQSRGWVHYAIHRPEPHIMLFRRPLNYQQQQQENQG; from the exons ATGGGCGGCCAGATCCAGTACTCCGATAAGTACTTCGATGACACCTACGAGTACAG GCATGTGGTTCTTCCGCCAGAGGTGGCCAAATTGCTTCCTAAAAATCGACTCCTCTCGGAA AATGAATGGCGAGCAATTGGGGTCCAGCAGAGCCGTGGGTGGGTTCACTATGCTATTCACCGCCCAGAGCCGCACATCATGCTTTTTAGGAGGCCACTGAACTACCAGCAACAGCAGCAAGAGAACCAAGGTTAA
- the LOC142531862 gene encoding uncharacterized protein LOC142531862: protein MESINVVFDDLADLAVKKSEDDVEELLDISEPLTRNSVESGVETSEATPSTTPPLNQTEIVDNDNDDNDDVVINCEREIPNKIQKNHPSSQIIGELHDGVQTRNKEKVDYRKMIGLICMSSTFSQVF from the exons ATGGAATCAATTAACGTTGTGTTTGATGATCTTGCAGATCTGGCAGTTAAAAAATCGGAGGATGATGTAGAAGAATTGCTGGATATAAGTGAGCCACTGACCAGAAACAGTGTTGAGTCTGGTGTTGAGACCAGTGAAGCAACACCAAGCACAACACCGCCTCTGAACCAAACAGAAATTGTGGATAATGATAACGATGATAATGATGATGTGGTGATCAATTGTGAAAGAGAAATTCCCAACAAGATTCAGAAGAATCATCCATCATCACAAATCATTGGTGAATTACATGATGGTGTGCAAACAAGAAACAAAGAAAAGGTGGACTACCGCAAAATGATTGGTTTAATCTGCATGAGCTCCACGTTTTCCCAG GTGTTCTAA